In Candidatus Dependentiae bacterium, a genomic segment contains:
- a CDS encoding DUF58 domain-containing protein, whose protein sequence is MDTSVYAQLKKLQIVSRKISKSSLIGDYASAFKGVGIEFDQLRAYVPGDDVRSIDWKATARTDETMVKTFVQERDRTIIVALDSSSSMFYSSSSQLKYEVASLIAGALGSIALNSHDRFGAILFSSNVDVWIPPARGQGQFSRVIDEISRVSADKTRGTSFENLVSFLMKQKNKKNVFLFVISDFLDEKLPQLAGVSSLVKSYDLTAFSVFDPCEASFPELGIICMQDVETGKMLEIDTRGAAARKNAQISLKRKIDFFRKKGIDYHSFDVTVPVLSELSRFFKERTRRQV, encoded by the coding sequence ATGGATACTTCTGTGTATGCGCAGTTAAAAAAACTTCAAATTGTGAGCAGAAAAATAAGCAAAAGTTCTTTGATTGGGGATTATGCATCAGCTTTCAAGGGTGTTGGAATAGAGTTTGACCAGCTTCGGGCGTATGTTCCGGGTGATGATGTGCGATCGATTGACTGGAAGGCAACTGCTCGCACAGATGAAACAATGGTCAAAACGTTTGTGCAAGAGCGAGATCGTACGATTATAGTTGCTTTAGATTCGTCTTCCTCGATGTTTTATTCTTCATCATCCCAATTAAAGTATGAGGTTGCATCATTAATTGCTGGAGCTCTTGGCTCGATCGCCCTTAATTCGCATGATAGATTTGGGGCTATACTTTTTTCATCGAATGTCGATGTTTGGATTCCTCCTGCTCGTGGGCAAGGGCAATTTTCTCGAGTTATTGATGAAATTTCCCGAGTCAGCGCTGACAAGACTCGTGGAACATCGTTTGAAAATCTGGTTTCTTTTTTGATGAAGCAAAAAAACAAGAAAAATGTTTTTTTGTTCGTGATTTCTGATTTTTTGGATGAGAAATTGCCCCAACTGGCAGGGGTTTCATCTTTGGTCAAAAGTTACGATTTAACGGCTTTTTCTGTTTTTGATCCTTGCGAGGCTTCTTTTCCCGAGCTTGGGATTATTTGTATGCAGGATGTTGAAACGGGAAAAATGTTAGAAATTGACACCCGGGGTGCTGCAGCAAGAAAAAATGCTCAAATAAGCTTGAAGCGAAAAATAGATTTTTTTAGAAAAAAAGGGATAGATTACCATTCTTTTGATGTCACGGTTCCGGTTCTTTCTGAGCTATCAAGATTTTTTAAAGAGCGTACAAGGAGGCAGGTGTGA
- a CDS encoding phosphomannomutase/phosphoglucomutase has translation MINPTIFRKYDIRGVVNTDFKPEDAALIALGIINYAKELDITLKTLVVGRDARTHSAEIFKHFTTTCRNHGITIIDIGIVTTPILYFTLHTTPYAHGVMITASHNPSEYNGFKICFNKKSLHGPAIERIKDLIEIKESQPLVTAGNLISYDALSYYIDSLASDFAHLSNYTSALIFDCNSGPASLVIPRLIKKLQWKNASTIHDTLDGNFPHQKPDPTVEKNGQILKSHIHAAASPTIGIGFDGDADRMASRTENGDLISGDILLALLAKNVLSHFPNARIVFDIKSSSALHKTIIAHSGTPIMAPTGHSNIKSCMAQNRALLGGELSGHYFFADKSYGYDDGIYAALRLIELLHESQFNLLELVNQIPTNNCTPEFRLPCNEEDKEKIISHVASFFEKDKSTKITTIDGVRVETHDSWGLVRASNTEPMISLRFEGDCKSSLENIKKSMQEALSPLMPAEILNELR, from the coding sequence ATGATTAATCCAACAATATTTAGAAAATATGATATTCGTGGTGTAGTAAACACAGATTTTAAACCCGAAGATGCAGCTCTCATCGCACTCGGAATTATTAATTATGCAAAAGAATTAGACATCACACTCAAGACGCTTGTTGTTGGCCGAGACGCTCGAACTCACTCTGCAGAAATATTTAAACACTTTACCACTACCTGCAGAAATCATGGAATAACAATTATTGATATTGGTATCGTTACAACACCAATTCTTTATTTCACCCTACATACAACTCCCTACGCTCACGGAGTAATGATCACGGCTTCACACAATCCAAGCGAATACAATGGATTTAAAATTTGTTTCAATAAAAAAAGTCTTCACGGTCCTGCCATCGAGCGAATCAAAGATTTAATCGAAATTAAAGAATCACAACCCCTGGTAACAGCAGGAAATCTTATATCCTACGATGCACTCTCTTACTATATCGACAGCCTTGCTTCCGACTTTGCTCATTTAAGTAATTACACGTCTGCACTTATTTTTGATTGCAACAGTGGGCCTGCAAGCCTAGTCATTCCAAGATTAATAAAAAAACTTCAATGGAAAAATGCTTCAACGATTCACGACACCCTTGATGGTAATTTTCCACATCAAAAACCAGACCCTACCGTAGAAAAAAACGGTCAAATCTTAAAAAGCCACATACACGCAGCAGCATCACCCACCATCGGAATAGGATTTGACGGCGATGCCGATCGAATGGCTTCGCGCACCGAAAATGGAGATCTTATTTCAGGTGATATCTTACTTGCGCTTCTTGCAAAAAACGTTCTTTCACACTTTCCAAATGCACGAATTGTTTTTGACATAAAAAGTAGCTCCGCTCTTCACAAAACAATTATTGCTCACTCTGGGACTCCAATCATGGCTCCAACAGGCCACTCAAACATCAAGTCGTGCATGGCGCAAAACCGAGCACTTCTTGGGGGAGAACTGAGCGGACACTACTTTTTTGCAGACAAATCATATGGGTACGATGATGGCATTTATGCAGCTTTACGATTGATCGAATTGCTTCACGAGTCACAATTTAATCTTCTTGAATTGGTAAACCAAATTCCTACAAATAATTGCACCCCAGAATTCAGGCTTCCATGCAACGAAGAAGATAAAGAAAAAATCATCTCTCACGTTGCTTCTTTTTTTGAAAAAGACAAAAGCACAAAAATCACAACGATTGATGGAGTGAGAGTTGAAACTCATGACAGTTGGGGACTGGTACGCGCTTCAAACACCGAACCGATGATTTCTTTACGATTTGAAGGAGACTGCAAATCGTCGCTAGAAAATATAAAAAAAAGTATGCAAGAAGCATTATCGCCCCTTATGCCTGCCGAGATACTCAACGAGTTGCGCTAA
- a CDS encoding nucleotide exchange factor GrpE — MSTETPLNEQETTQHQSTLTQAEQLAATLKEQLLRTTADFENFRKRTEKERIEWMNITRATTIRLFLPINDDIDRALATLPAKNEQHDSLITSAIDGLSLIQKNISKALESAGVEEIPTNGQFNPEFHEALMQVELTEKSSGEIVQTFEKGYKLGTNIIRHAKVSVAK, encoded by the coding sequence ATGAGTACAGAAACACCACTGAACGAACAAGAAACAACTCAACATCAATCAACCCTCACTCAAGCCGAACAACTTGCGGCAACACTCAAAGAACAACTTCTTCGAACAACTGCGGATTTTGAAAATTTCAGAAAAAGAACCGAAAAAGAACGTATTGAATGGATGAACATCACAAGAGCTACAACAATTCGTCTTTTCCTCCCAATAAACGATGATATCGATCGCGCATTAGCTACCCTCCCCGCAAAAAATGAACAGCACGACTCGTTAATTACCAGCGCTATCGATGGACTCTCTCTGATTCAAAAAAATATTTCAAAAGCCCTTGAGTCTGCGGGAGTTGAAGAAATTCCTACCAATGGTCAATTCAACCCAGAATTCCATGAAGCACTCATGCAGGTGGAATTAACTGAAAAAAGTAGTGGCGAAATTGTGCAAACATTCGAAAAAGGATACAAGCTGGGCACAAATATCATCAGACACGCTAAAGTCAGCGTAGCAAAATAA
- a CDS encoding ATP-dependent DNA helicase PcrA has product MNTPSSFSLDHLNPEQQQAVVKTSGALLVIAGAGSGKTRVITSRIAYLISECNVPPQSIVALTFTNKAAKEMKERITKLISSESTLPFVGTFHSYCLLLLRKYKAFTGVETFTIIDSEDQKALLKRILEKFGLEKQIATNQIQHAISCLKNQMHKQLLGYGKQQIIEQVNHEYEREKKAGNLLDFDDLIVKVLELFKTNSHFKEEFQRKVKHVLIDEYQDTNSMQHTLLKEMTLSSPGVISAHSICAVGDEDQSIYSWRGAQVENIRSFKNDFAPVETIKIEQNYRSAEPILKAANHVIAHNRNRTPKELWSDKKAHKRILVATCSNGYQEADIIAQALTSLPPSISLGQCAILYRTHAQTRVFEEIFMRSGIAYAIIGGIRFYERKEIKDILAFLRLIQNPHDKISLLRILNVPQRGLGEKVETILIEEWDKYTHFTFTQLLEHLITQSGLLGLSRSHTNGLSELKKIFINLTPSRSISELYEIILSDSAYIQYLAKEYEQEEFRSKSENLRELFQSISFFEKQFNENKTKESSETALAAFLNEIALLQEKIEDDSGEQKMVKLMTLHSAKGLEFDFVVIAGLEETILPSSKSLESREDIEEERRLFYVGITRAREYLLITRALARSTYGQKNAQDASRFLGELPEKEIIHIDASSMFPSQINSTLRSWLENTYSNQKSSYQTIFAPDIQPHFAQANQRGSIQQYVHPHSKKPSFQKITLEKLAPKNGFPSTKMLSSGNIAKPQNLTPSNSIPPEWQKNSRVFHPIFGSGIVLSSSLKAENKYLVTVAFPEGEKTILSTFLQPYE; this is encoded by the coding sequence GTGAACACACCATCTTCATTTTCTCTGGACCACCTAAACCCTGAACAACAACAAGCTGTTGTAAAAACATCGGGCGCACTCCTAGTTATTGCTGGTGCTGGAAGCGGAAAAACGCGCGTAATTACATCTCGAATTGCGTATTTAATATCAGAATGCAATGTTCCCCCCCAATCAATTGTCGCTTTAACATTTACCAATAAAGCTGCAAAAGAAATGAAAGAACGGATAACAAAGCTTATTTCATCAGAATCAACTCTTCCCTTTGTTGGAACGTTTCACTCGTATTGCCTTTTATTACTCAGAAAATACAAAGCTTTCACCGGTGTTGAAACATTTACAATTATCGACTCAGAAGATCAAAAAGCTCTTCTGAAAAGAATTTTAGAAAAATTTGGACTAGAAAAACAAATCGCCACAAACCAAATTCAACACGCAATTAGCTGTTTAAAAAATCAAATGCACAAGCAATTACTTGGTTACGGAAAACAACAAATCATCGAGCAAGTAAATCATGAATACGAACGCGAAAAAAAAGCTGGAAACCTTCTCGATTTTGATGACTTAATTGTTAAAGTGCTAGAACTATTCAAAACAAACTCACACTTCAAAGAAGAGTTCCAGCGCAAGGTAAAGCATGTACTGATCGATGAATATCAAGATACAAATTCAATGCAGCATACACTGTTAAAAGAAATGACCCTTTCATCACCTGGTGTTATTTCAGCACACTCGATCTGTGCTGTTGGCGATGAAGACCAGTCAATTTACTCTTGGCGCGGAGCGCAAGTTGAAAACATTCGTTCATTCAAAAACGATTTCGCACCAGTAGAAACTATTAAAATCGAACAAAATTATCGATCAGCAGAACCAATCCTAAAGGCAGCTAACCACGTAATCGCACATAACAGAAATCGAACACCAAAAGAACTTTGGTCTGACAAAAAAGCTCACAAGCGAATCCTTGTCGCAACATGCTCAAATGGATATCAAGAAGCAGATATCATCGCACAAGCACTCACGAGTCTTCCACCTTCAATATCCTTAGGCCAATGCGCAATTTTATATCGCACTCACGCTCAAACGCGGGTTTTTGAAGAAATTTTTATGCGCTCAGGAATCGCATATGCGATCATCGGCGGTATTCGATTTTATGAACGAAAAGAAATCAAAGATATTTTGGCATTTTTACGTCTTATTCAAAATCCACACGACAAAATTTCATTGCTTCGTATTCTGAATGTCCCACAACGCGGACTTGGAGAAAAAGTTGAAACAATATTAATTGAAGAATGGGATAAATATACACATTTTACCTTCACTCAATTACTGGAACACCTCATCACGCAATCAGGCCTACTTGGTCTTTCGCGCAGCCACACAAACGGACTATCTGAGCTTAAAAAAATTTTTATAAACCTCACGCCATCTCGATCGATTAGTGAATTGTACGAAATAATTTTATCAGATTCTGCCTACATACAATATTTGGCTAAAGAATATGAACAAGAAGAATTTAGAAGCAAATCAGAAAATCTTCGTGAGCTTTTTCAATCCATTTCTTTTTTTGAAAAACAATTTAATGAAAATAAAACAAAAGAATCTTCAGAAACAGCCCTTGCGGCATTTTTAAATGAAATAGCCCTGCTTCAAGAAAAAATAGAAGATGATTCTGGCGAGCAAAAAATGGTAAAACTCATGACTCTGCATAGCGCAAAAGGTTTAGAATTTGACTTTGTTGTTATAGCTGGACTTGAAGAAACAATCCTGCCGAGTAGTAAATCACTTGAATCACGAGAAGATATCGAAGAAGAACGACGGCTTTTTTATGTGGGAATAACTCGTGCCAGAGAATATTTATTGATAACAAGAGCTCTTGCGAGAAGTACTTATGGGCAAAAAAACGCTCAAGATGCTTCACGCTTCTTGGGAGAACTTCCAGAAAAAGAAATTATTCACATCGATGCTTCCAGCATGTTTCCATCACAAATCAATAGCACTCTGCGCTCTTGGCTCGAAAACACATATTCTAACCAAAAATCATCATATCAAACGATTTTTGCCCCTGACATCCAACCCCATTTCGCACAAGCAAATCAACGAGGAAGCATTCAGCAATACGTTCATCCCCACTCCAAAAAGCCCTCTTTTCAAAAGATAACTCTTGAAAAACTAGCCCCCAAAAATGGCTTCCCTTCAACAAAAATGCTGTCCTCTGGAAATATTGCAAAACCTCAAAATCTTACCCCTTCTAATTCAATTCCCCCAGAATGGCAAAAAAACAGCCGCGTTTTCCACCCCATTTTTGGATCTGGAATTGTACTTTCAAGCTCACTGAAAGCTGAAAATAAGTATCTTGTTACGGTTGCTTTTCCCGAAGGAGAAAAAACCATTCTTTCAACTTTTTTACAGCCATATGAATAA
- a CDS encoding DMT family transporter translates to MIFLILFCSALFASSIFVNKLLLFSLSPSLLSGIRMFISGLVLLFLNKKSYQQGSLNKIAKNWKIFFSITFFTVLIPTVCKAYAIKNMLSSKAAFIGSFDPFITAAYAYFLFDEELSIKKLVGMISAFCGAVVLFSEHSLAENSLEFFFRISWPELAALTSTAVGRLGWMMVQDEMRKNDLSSSDVNGIVMTAAGFLAFGLVPVLGFLGLGDGSFFISAHFWTLKSSLLLAYTVIFGNLIAYSLYGYLLKHNSATLLSLAGATIPIYVTALGYFFLKEPVSLRLLVAAGSILCGIFIFYYEDLFGTKGLFKKR, encoded by the coding sequence GTGATATTTCTGATTTTATTTTGTTCTGCGCTGTTTGCCAGTAGCATTTTTGTAAATAAGCTACTGCTCTTTTCGCTAAGCCCTAGTTTGCTTTCTGGAATTCGTATGTTTATTTCCGGGCTTGTTCTTTTGTTTTTAAATAAAAAATCATATCAGCAGGGAAGCCTGAATAAAATAGCTAAAAATTGGAAAATTTTCTTTTCTATAACTTTTTTTACGGTATTGATTCCTACGGTGTGTAAGGCCTACGCAATTAAAAATATGCTTTCTTCAAAAGCTGCATTTATTGGAAGTTTTGATCCTTTTATTACCGCCGCATACGCCTATTTTTTATTTGATGAAGAATTATCGATAAAAAAGCTTGTGGGAATGATATCAGCTTTTTGTGGGGCTGTCGTTTTGTTTTCAGAACATTCTTTGGCCGAGAATTCTTTAGAGTTCTTTTTCCGTATTTCTTGGCCTGAATTAGCAGCTTTGACGTCAACAGCTGTTGGTAGACTTGGGTGGATGATGGTCCAAGATGAAATGCGAAAAAACGACCTTTCTTCAAGTGATGTTAATGGTATTGTTATGACAGCGGCTGGGTTTTTAGCATTTGGCTTAGTGCCTGTTCTTGGCTTTTTGGGATTAGGAGATGGATCTTTTTTTATAAGTGCACATTTTTGGACCTTAAAATCATCTCTCCTGCTTGCATATACGGTGATTTTTGGAAATTTAATAGCATATAGCTTGTATGGCTATTTGCTTAAGCATAACAGTGCAACATTGTTGTCGCTTGCTGGTGCGACAATTCCTATTTATGTTACCGCTTTGGGATATTTTTTTTTGAAAGAGCCTGTTTCTTTGCGACTTTTGGTTGCAGCGGGATCGATTTTGTGCGGAATTTTTATTTTTTATTACGAAGATCTTTTTGGAACCAAGGGGTTGTTCAAAAAAAGATAA
- the serS gene encoding serine--tRNA ligase, with translation MIDIALLRKDAARIGELLKKKEPSVDIDGLLVLDAQVREIRVVVESMRKEKNDLASLASKGLSEENRTRSIELGRKLKEKELELSEIESRFQHALLFVPNIPMDGLPEGGKESNLAVRSFGVKPEFAYQFKNHMELNQKLGWFDFEAGTQMAGAQFPCYKGDGVKVIYALTRIMLRNNAQYGFQPIIPPTMVNRKSLVNASSLPKFEGDFYQIEADGLYPIPTAEVPLTNLHAGRIFEKEELPVRMTAWTSCFRREAGGYGSLERGLIRIHQFEKVELYSICEQESSAAELERMVECAENLLKMLGLHYQVSLLAGQDCSYASAKTYDIEVWLPGQNRYYEVSSCSNCTDFQARRAEIRYRPEKGGKPSLAHTLNASSLALPRLMVALMECYQQEDGSVKLPKVLQDEMNALW, from the coding sequence ATGATTGATATTGCGTTGTTGAGAAAAGATGCTGCTCGAATTGGAGAGCTTTTGAAAAAAAAAGAACCATCAGTTGATATCGATGGTTTGTTGGTGCTTGATGCACAGGTTCGTGAGATTCGTGTTGTTGTTGAATCCATGCGCAAAGAAAAAAATGATTTAGCTTCATTGGCATCAAAAGGTCTTTCAGAAGAAAATCGTACTCGATCAATTGAGCTTGGTAGAAAATTGAAAGAAAAAGAGTTAGAGCTTTCTGAAATTGAATCTCGATTTCAGCATGCGTTATTATTTGTACCAAATATTCCAATGGATGGGTTGCCAGAAGGCGGCAAAGAAAGCAACTTGGCAGTTCGCTCATTTGGTGTTAAGCCAGAATTTGCATATCAATTCAAAAATCATATGGAGCTCAATCAAAAACTTGGTTGGTTTGATTTTGAAGCAGGCACACAGATGGCGGGAGCGCAATTTCCATGCTACAAAGGCGATGGTGTTAAGGTTATTTATGCATTAACTCGAATCATGTTGAGAAATAATGCGCAATATGGTTTTCAGCCAATTATTCCTCCAACCATGGTGAATCGTAAGTCATTAGTTAATGCAAGTAGCTTGCCAAAATTTGAAGGTGATTTTTATCAAATCGAAGCTGATGGCTTGTATCCAATTCCAACCGCAGAAGTTCCCTTGACTAATTTGCATGCGGGAAGAATTTTTGAAAAAGAAGAGCTTCCAGTGCGAATGACCGCTTGGACGAGTTGCTTTAGGCGAGAGGCGGGTGGGTATGGCTCGCTCGAGCGAGGCTTAATTCGCATTCATCAGTTTGAGAAAGTAGAGCTGTATTCCATTTGTGAGCAAGAATCGTCTGCCGCAGAGCTTGAGCGTATGGTTGAGTGTGCTGAGAATTTATTAAAAATGCTTGGCTTGCACTATCAGGTTTCGTTGCTTGCGGGGCAGGATTGTTCCTATGCGTCAGCAAAAACCTACGACATCGAAGTTTGGCTGCCTGGTCAAAATAGATATTATGAGGTTTCTTCTTGCAGTAATTGCACTGATTTTCAGGCAAGAAGAGCAGAAATTCGATATCGCCCAGAAAAAGGTGGAAAGCCTTCGCTTGCACATACTTTGAATGCATCTTCGTTGGCTTTGCCTCGATTGATGGTTGCCTTAATGGAATGCTACCAACAAGAAGATGGATCTGTTAAATTGCCAAAAGTTTTACAGGACGAGATGAACGCATTGTGGTAA
- a CDS encoding peptide chain release factor 2 — protein sequence MVLDDIKELLKEINTHLTVVSEFVINSKLQQQIESLTTLTESEQSWQQKETILRLKELQAKKTLLSEYEEIKKDFKNLNDLAEFLSSEPEAATEDDLNQLLIDAHGQLKTIKKFKLYILLQKEHDDANCFVEINSGAGGTESQDWAEMLMRMYLRFGEREGFKSSILDIQNGEEAGIKSASLYFQKKYAYGILFPESGVHRLVRISPYDSNKRRHTSFASITVYPEITDSSLAINPEELKIDTYRAGGAGGQHVNKTESAVRITHIPTGIIVQCQNERSQNQNKATAMKMLSSRLAEKYEAERKEAQDKSVERKKIEWGSQIRSYVLHPYKMVKDHRTGFEIFNPTEVLDGDIMGFIESFLTKSPGDEKTFDLPQD from the coding sequence ATGGTGCTTGACGATATAAAAGAACTCTTAAAAGAGATTAACACACACCTTACCGTTGTGAGCGAATTTGTAATCAACAGCAAATTACAGCAACAAATTGAATCGCTTACCACGCTCACCGAGTCAGAACAATCTTGGCAACAAAAAGAAACGATTCTCAGACTCAAAGAACTCCAAGCAAAAAAAACACTGCTCAGTGAATACGAAGAAATAAAAAAAGATTTTAAAAACCTAAACGATCTTGCTGAATTTCTTTCCAGTGAGCCGGAAGCCGCGACAGAAGATGATCTTAATCAACTGTTAATTGACGCTCATGGGCAACTTAAAACAATCAAAAAGTTTAAACTTTATATTCTTTTGCAGAAAGAACATGACGATGCAAACTGCTTTGTCGAAATAAACTCAGGAGCCGGAGGAACAGAATCTCAAGACTGGGCTGAAATGCTTATGAGAATGTACCTACGATTTGGCGAACGAGAAGGATTTAAATCTTCGATTCTTGATATTCAAAATGGTGAGGAAGCTGGAATAAAATCGGCGTCACTCTATTTTCAAAAAAAATATGCGTATGGGATTCTTTTTCCAGAATCAGGAGTCCACAGACTTGTAAGAATCTCACCGTATGACTCGAATAAACGAAGACACACATCTTTTGCTTCGATTACCGTATATCCAGAGATCACAGATTCCTCGCTTGCCATTAATCCGGAAGAATTAAAAATAGATACCTATCGTGCTGGTGGCGCAGGCGGTCAACACGTTAACAAAACCGAATCAGCTGTACGAATTACCCACATTCCAACCGGGATTATTGTTCAATGCCAAAACGAACGATCTCAAAATCAAAACAAAGCAACTGCAATGAAAATGCTATCCTCCAGACTTGCAGAAAAATATGAAGCTGAGCGCAAAGAAGCTCAAGATAAAAGTGTTGAACGCAAAAAAATCGAATGGGGATCTCAGATCAGATCGTATGTTTTACACCCATACAAAATGGTAAAAGACCACCGAACAGGTTTTGAAATCTTCAATCCAACTGAAGTTTTGGACGGTGACATTATGGGTTTTATTGAATCTTTTTTAACAAAGTCTCCAGGCGATGAAAAAACATTTGATTTACCGCAAGACTAA
- a CDS encoding rRNA pseudouridine synthase → MRLVQFVALCGISSRRKAVAIIKNGEIQVNTTQCLDPAYIVQETDVIYYQSKQLSIPESYVYLALNKPKNVISASSSPHGEITVIDLVKNKFPTQRLYPIGRLDKDSTGLIILTNDGHFAQKIAHPAFEITKKYRVKITKKLSKTDHKLLISGVTLEDGFSQFDELQQIAPKTYEVSLHSGKNRIIRRMFAYLGHEVIELHRISIGSLSLKNLALGNFKHLSPEEISNLTN, encoded by the coding sequence ATGCGATTAGTTCAATTTGTAGCCCTTTGCGGCATTAGCTCTCGACGAAAAGCTGTCGCGATTATAAAAAATGGAGAAATCCAGGTAAATACTACTCAATGTTTAGATCCTGCATATATCGTGCAAGAAACTGATGTCATTTATTATCAATCAAAACAACTCAGTATTCCTGAATCTTATGTCTATCTCGCTTTAAACAAACCCAAAAATGTCATCAGCGCCAGTTCTAGTCCCCATGGCGAAATAACGGTTATCGACCTGGTTAAAAACAAGTTTCCAACCCAACGCTTGTATCCCATAGGAAGACTCGATAAAGATTCAACCGGTCTCATTATTCTCACAAACGATGGGCACTTTGCTCAAAAAATAGCGCACCCAGCGTTTGAAATCACAAAAAAATACAGAGTAAAAATTACCAAAAAACTTTCCAAGACCGATCACAAACTTCTTATTTCAGGAGTTACACTCGAAGATGGTTTTTCTCAGTTTGATGAACTACAACAAATCGCCCCAAAGACATATGAAGTTTCCCTTCATAGTGGAAAAAACAGGATAATTCGACGCATGTTTGCTTACCTTGGACACGAAGTTATAGAACTTCACCGAATTTCTATCGGTTCTCTCTCTCTGAAAAATCTTGCTCTTGGGAATTTTAAACACCTCTCACCAGAAGAAATTTCCAATCTTACAAATTAA
- a CDS encoding methyltransferase domain-containing protein — MEKNEHSPFKLDLLQKYLAGSRVLDLGAGRLKYSYWMKKHFPEMQITAVDLFEQVPEHGVEYVIANLEQELPFSHELFSSVVAFDLIEHIFNEELFVAEIFRVLQNGGILIGSVPHDEDLFLPEYNLTFYHRSDVTHKRYYTKKTLHDCLRAAGFTGIVVWPEGGVSPHVFAEFFPRSLRWIIKKIISFLRLIGLISVDRLKSDLFFIAVKKVEKEYEGASV; from the coding sequence ATGGAAAAAAATGAGCATTCTCCATTTAAGTTGGATTTATTGCAAAAATATTTGGCTGGATCGCGAGTTCTTGATCTTGGTGCGGGAAGGCTGAAGTATTCGTATTGGATGAAAAAGCATTTTCCAGAGATGCAAATCACTGCTGTGGATCTATTTGAACAGGTTCCAGAGCATGGTGTTGAGTATGTAATTGCCAATCTTGAGCAAGAATTACCTTTTTCGCATGAATTATTTTCGTCGGTTGTGGCTTTTGACCTGATAGAACATATTTTTAATGAAGAATTGTTTGTTGCTGAGATTTTTAGGGTTTTGCAGAACGGAGGCATTTTGATAGGTTCTGTGCCGCATGATGAAGATTTGTTTTTACCTGAGTACAATTTAACATTTTATCATCGAAGTGACGTTACGCATAAGCGATATTATACAAAAAAAACGTTACATGATTGTCTGAGGGCGGCTGGATTTACGGGTATTGTGGTGTGGCCAGAAGGAGGCGTTTCGCCCCATGTCTTTGCAGAATTTTTTCCACGATCGCTGCGTTGGATAATAAAAAAAATAATTAGTTTCTTGCGTCTAATTGGGCTGATTTCAGTTGATAGATTAAAGTCTGATTTATTTTTTATTGCAGTTAAGAAGGTAGAAAAAGAGTATGAGGGCGCGAGTGTATGA
- a CDS encoding TlyA family RNA methyltransferase, with protein sequence MKLERLDLVLLKKYPQYSRTFIARGISQAAVSVNGMVVTRPGHKISEMDIVVAHLVKEYVGFAGYKLAAALMYFKINLSGLVCLDAGLSTGGFSDCLLQEGALLVYGIDVGSAQVDASLKNNEKLIIMEQQDIRMVSTLPQAIDFCCLDLSFISLKMVIPVVEKLLSAQKTQLLLLIKPQFEVGREFVNKNGIVKSQEDQDRAVQSIIDLCKSLGFSIQGVVRALKKEENGNNEYFLYCTR encoded by the coding sequence ATGAAACTTGAGCGATTAGATTTGGTGTTATTAAAAAAATATCCGCAGTATTCTCGGACCTTTATTGCTCGAGGCATAAGTCAGGCCGCTGTTTCGGTTAATGGTATGGTTGTTACTCGGCCTGGACACAAAATAAGCGAGATGGATATTGTTGTTGCTCATTTGGTCAAAGAGTATGTTGGTTTTGCGGGATATAAATTGGCTGCAGCTCTTATGTATTTTAAAATTAATCTGAGTGGTCTTGTTTGTTTGGATGCAGGACTTTCCACTGGGGGATTTTCTGATTGCTTACTCCAAGAAGGAGCGTTATTGGTTTATGGGATTGATGTAGGATCTGCGCAGGTTGATGCTTCATTGAAGAATAACGAGAAGTTGATAATTATGGAGCAGCAAGATATTAGGATGGTTTCAACGCTTCCTCAAGCCATAGATTTTTGTTGTCTTGATTTGTCTTTTATTTCCTTAAAAATGGTTATTCCAGTTGTTGAAAAATTACTTTCTGCGCAAAAAACACAACTCTTGCTTTTGATAAAGCCTCAGTTTGAAGTAGGTCGAGAGTTTGTGAATAAAAATGGTATTGTTAAATCTCAGGAAGATCAGGACCGTGCCGTTCAATCGATTATTGATTTATGTAAGAGTCTTGGATTTTCCATACAGGGTGTGGTGCGAGCATTGAAAAAAGAAGAAAATGGTAATAACGAATATTTTTTGTATTGTACTCGTTAA